TTTTCACCGGCGAGTCGGCCAGCACCGTGTATTCCATGGTCTGAGCCGGAGTGCCGTTGTAGAAGTAACGTAGCGGTAACGGGTTTTTGCCATTGAAATAGCTGGAGATCACCGGTTCGGACACTGGGTAGCCAAAAGTCACGCGTTTGCTGGCGACCTGCGGCAGTAACGCTCCGGCGCCCTGAAAAATAAGCACTTTCACCGCCAGGTTCTGCTCTTTAAACAACCCCAGTTCTTCAGCCGCCGCATAAGGCGCGCCATCATGTACAGCCGGAGGGATCGCCAACGCAACGGTGACCTCATCAAGCGCCTGCGCCTGCGAGGCCGCAAATATCAGGGTGGGCAACAGGTATTTCAAACGCATGAGAACTCCTTGACCGAGAAAGAAAAGCAAAAGAAAAGTGTCGGTCAAGCTAGAACACAGCGGGTTGAATCAAAACGAACTATTTGCGCTAACAATATATCGATACTGGCAACGCTGGGCAGCCCAGTCGCTATTACCAGAGCAGCACAGTAAAAATGTAAAACATATCAACTAATAATCTCATTGAATGAAACTGAGCATCCCAGTAAAGATAAATTTGCGCATAGCATTGCCGTTTTTATTATTTAAATCTCCCCGTCTCCCTGCCACAGAATGGCCTCTCTGAGATATCCAATAAATCGCTGTGAGCAGCCCACAGCAAACTAACACCATGAGAGGCCCAGAGTGACTGATTCTTTATCCTTAAGTGACCAGGCTTATCACACCATTCGCCGCGATATCCTCACCTGCCGGATGCTGCCCGGCTCGCTGGTCACCGAATCCGAACTGATGGAGCGTTATCAGCTTGGGAAAAGCACCTGCCGTCTGGCGCTGACTCGCCTGAGCCATGAAAACTTGGTGATATCGCGCCCGCGTAAGGGTTACCGCATCGCGCCAGTGACGGTGCAGGATGTGGAGGAGATTTTCACCGTACGTGCCGCGCTGGAGCCGCTGGCGGCGCGTCTCGCCGTCGGCAAAGTGGATATCGAATTACTTAAAGAGCTGGAAGCCCAGTGCCGAGTGGAAGTGACCGCCCCGCTGTCGACGCGTATTGATGTGTTTATGAATGCCAATAAACGCTTCCATCTGACGATTGCGGAAGCCACCGGCAACACACACCTGATCAATACGCTTTCCGGGTTAATGGATGAGATGTCCCGCCTGGTGGCGCTGGGTTTTAACGTTCAGCGCATCAAACCGGAAATCAAACACGACCACAACGCGATGATTGACGCCTTTATTGAGGGCGACACAAAGCGTGTGGAGTTTATTGCCCGCCGCCATATCGAAACCTTCCAGGCGATGACGCTGGAAAAGATCTACGCCACCCTGAGTAAAGAAGGCACGTTATTACCGGTTCTGCCACGGGAGATATTTGAATGAGTGTTTCTGCACGCCAGTCCGTGGAGCAAAGCATTGCCTTAACAGGCATAAGTAAATCTTTTGCCGCGCAAAAGGTGCTGGACAATATTTCGCTGACCATTAACCGCGGCGAGATTGTCGCGCTGCTCGGCGCATCCGGCGGTGGCAAAAGTACCCTGCTTAATCTGATGTCCGGGCTGCTGCCAGCCGACGGCGGTGATATCGCCATTCAGGGCATTCCGGCAAAACAGTTTCAGCACTGGCAGCGTATCGCTTACCTGTTTCAGGAAGACCGCCTGCTGCCCTGGCGCACCGTGGAGCAAAACGTCCATTTTGGCCTGGAGAACACCACACTTTTCCAGGCTGAACGCCGCAAACGGGTGAGCGATGCGCTGGCGCTGGTCGGGCTGGCGGAATTTACCCGCCACTGGCCGCATCAGTTATCCGGCGGTATGCGCAGCCGCGTGGCGCTGGCCCGTAGCCTAGTGGTGCAACCACAAATTCTGCTGATGGATGAACCCTTCTCACGTCTGGATCCACAAACCCGCAGCGCCATGCATGAAGAGCTGTTGCGCATCCAGGGGATGACTGGGATGACGGTGGTACTGGTGACGCACGATGTGGAAGAAGCCGTGGTACTGGCAGATCGCGTGATGATCCTTAAACCGCACCCAGGGCGTATCCACAGTGAAACCGTGCTGACACTGCCGCGTCCGCGTATTCCCACGCAACCTGAGGTGAATGAATTGATTCGCCTGCTGCGTCTGGAGGTGTGAGATGAACCTGGCTTCCCGAACCTTCAGCCTGATGCTACAGCGACTGGTGATGCTGGCGCTGTTTCTCGTCGCCTGGTGGCTGGCATCGCTTCATCTTCCGGCCTTTGTACTGCCCGGCCCTACCGCCACCGGGCAGGCGCTGGTCGCATTATGGCAGAGTGATTCGCTGCTTCACGATGTTCGAGTGACCTTTGGCCGCGTATTCTCAGGCTTTATCCTCGCGGCGTTGATCGGCACGGTGGCAGGCCTGGCACTGGGCGCAAGTCAACGGGTGGCGCGCTTTTTCGAGCCGCTGCTGGCGGTGTTTAACACCGTGTCGTCCGCTATCTGGGCCATCTTCGCCATTATCTGGTTCGGCATATCCGATGCCACCACCATCTTCGTGGTGTTTATGACCGCCATGCCGCTCATTCTGACCAACGTCTGGCAGGGCGCGCAAAACGTCGAGGCGCAGTATGTCGAGCTGGCACGCAGTTTCCGCATGAGCCGCTGGCAGACGCTACGCAAAATTTATCTGCCAACCATTCTGCCCTACTTCTTCTCCGGCGCCCGTCTGGCCTTCGGCTTCGGCTGGCGAGTCTCGTTGGTGGCGGAGACGCTCGGCTCGTCGGACGGTATCGGCTACCGCCTGCGTCAGGCAGGGGATCTGGTGCAGACCAATCAGGTTTTCGCCTGGACCCTGCTGCTGGTGTCGTTGATGTTGCTACTGGAAGGCGGGCTGCTGAAACCGCTGGAACGGCACCTTTTTCGCTGGAAAAAACGCTCTTAATACTTTGATTCAGGGGTAATGACATGAAATCGCTACTGGTTGTTTTCACTTTGCTGGCAGGTCTGCTGCCACAGATAAGCGCTGCCGCAGATAAGGTGCGTATTGGTTACTGGACGTCCGGCGTCAGCCTTGGTTATGGCTCGGTACTGGAAAGCCAGGACTTTCTGAAAAAACACGGCGTGGAAGCCGAGTTCGTTCACTTCCCGGATGTCAATGCGCCGTTGAAAGCGCTGGCGTCCGGCTCTATCGACCTGGCATTTGGCGCCCCGGTGGCCGGGGTGTTCAGCGTTGCCTCTGAAGGCGTGCCGGTGAGAATTTTTGCCGCCACCCAGCCTGCGGATGTGGCCTTCGTGGTGCCGCAAGGCTCGCCGATCACCTCTCTTAACCAGTTAAAAGGTAAAAAAGTTGGCATGTCCCCGGCTGGCTCCTCGGTAGCAGTGATTGGTGCCACGCTGTTACAGGAAAACGCCGGTATTGCCGCCAGTGAATTTTCGCTGGTTGGCGGTAACGAATCCCGTTTGGCGCAGTTCCTTGCCCAGAAGCATGTGGATGCCGCCGCCCTGCGCACGCTGACAGTCAACCAGCTACCCGAACTGAAACTGACCGTCATCGGCACCTTTGCCGACGAATGGAAAAAACTCACTAACAGTGATGCGCTGCCTTATATCGGCGTTGGCACAGTGCGCAGTGAGTTTATCGATAAACAACCGCAGACCGTGGCGAAAGTGGTCGCCGCCCTGCGCGATACCCTCGAATGGGGCAAAAACCATCCGGACGAGGTGGTGAAGATCCTGAAAGCGAAAGCCAGCCTGCCGGAAGACCAGGCTCGCGCTTACGTCAACCTGTGGGACCGCATGAACCAGATGTCCTTTGAGCAGGCCGATATCGACACCCTGAAACGCGAACATGCAGTGCTGGTAGCCAGCGGCTCCATTAAAGGCAAACTGGATGACGGCCTGTTCGACCCGCGCCCGTATATCGCGGCAAAAGATCTGAAATAACAGAGGAGAGACTATGAAAGCGCTGGTATTACAGCAACACGGCGATCTTGATCAACTACAGATTGATAATCAGAAAGCGCAACCCCAGTCACAGGCGGGGCATGTGGTGGTCCGCGTGGGCGCCGCGTCATTTAACTATCACGATGTCTTCACCGTGCAGGGTATGCCAGGCATCAAAGTGCCGCTGCCGGTAGTGCCGGGGCTGGATCTGGCGGGCACCATCGACAGCATCGGCGAAGGCGTCAGTGGCTGGAGTGTCGGCGACCGCGTGCTGGTCAACCCACTGAAACCCGGCGTCGGGCTGATGGGAGAAATGACCGACGGTGGCATGGCGGAATATGCGCTGGTGGACGCGCGTCAGCTTATCGCCCTGCCGGATGGCGTCACCTTTGAACAGGCCGCCGCGCTACCAGTGGCTTACGGCACCGCACACCGCATGCTGATTACCCATAACACCATCAAATCCGGTGACCGAGTGCTGATCCTCGGCGCCAGCGGCGGCGTAGGCACGGCCTGCGTGGTGCTGGCGAAACATCTGGGCGCGGAAGTGATTGCCTGCGCGGGCAGCGATGAGAAAGGCGTGGCCCTGAAAGCGCTGGGCGCCGACCATGTGGTGAATTACCGCGAGCAGGACTTTTCCCGCTGGGCGATTGAAAAATACGGCAAACCTCAGCGTCGCACCCATGAAGGCGGCGTGGATGTGGTGATCAACTTTACTGGCGGCGACACCTGGCGTCCGTCACTCAAATGCCTGAAACGCGGCGGCACGCTGCTGGTGTGCGGCGCGACCGCAGGCTACGACCCGCAGGAAGATCTGCGTTATGTCTGGAGTTTTGAGCTGAACATCAAAGGCTCCAACAGCTTCTATGAAGAAAACCTGACAGCGCTGCTGGATCTGGTTAATCAGAAACAGATCGTACCGTTAATCGACCGGGTTCTACCGCTGGAAGAAGCCGCAGAAGGGTTACGACTGATTCGTGACCGTGAAGTACTGGGCAAAGTGGTCGTGAAACCCTGAGCAGGAGACTGGAATGCGCGCACAAGAGATCGAACAGAAATTACTGAAAGGCCCCTACCACCAGTGGCTGGGATTAAAAGTGCTCCGCGCCGGCGAAGGCGAGATTGAACTCTCTGCCGCCTTTCGCGATGAGTGGATCGTTAACCCGGCTGGCGGCTATATCCATGGCGGCATTCTCGCCACGCTGGTGGATCTGGCCGCCGACTGGGCGCTGGTGGCCTTTACTGGTAAAGGGGTGCCAACGCTTAACCTGCATGTGGATTACCACCGCCCGGCCAAAGGCGACCTGACGGTGAAAGCCAAAGTGATTAAACGCGGCAAACTTGCCTCCAGCGCGGAAGCCTGGGTATATGACGCCGAAGGGCGCCTGGTGGCCAGCGGACGCGGATTATATGCCACCCCGGCTGAACAGGGGGCGGCATGACGCTGAAACTCGATCATCTGGTCATCAACAACCACTTTGCACTGGATGACTGTGCGCTGTGGTTCCGGGCGCTGGGGTTTACCCTTACGCCCAGGGGCTACCACAGCCTCGGTTCGATTAACCATTTGATCATGTTCTCAGACCATTACCTGGAGCTGATTGGCCTGCCTGTCGGCGGCGAAAAACTGCGCCGGGAACTACTGGATAACCCGCCCGGTATCGACGGGCTGGTGTTCGCCAGTACAGACGCTCAGGCGACGGAACACGCCCTGCAACGCGCAGGGTTTGACGCCCACCCGGTGCAGCATTTTTCCCGCGAGGTGGTCAGCGGTGATGCGCGGGGCGACGCACGCTTCAGCACAGTGCGCCTGGTTCCCGGCAGTTTCAGCGCCGGTCGCGTCTACTTTTGCCAGCATCACACGCCGGAATGGGTGTGGCGCGAAGAGTGGTTACAGCCCGGCGGTATCAGCGGTTTAACCGTAGTGGCGCATGATGTGCCCGCTACCGGTAAGCGCTATGCGCAACTGGGCGAAACCGACTTACTTAAGATCATCAGTTATGACGACTGGCAGGCGCAATATGGCGCCCTGCTGCCGTTAAACGCAGAACTCGACAGCCAGTTTGCCGCCATTCAGCTGTATGGTCAGCCGCTGCCCGCCCTGTCAGCGGCGGCAACCCGGCTTGGCTTGCCGCAGGCGACGCACAATGGACAACTGCGCGTGGCAATCCCCACGCTCAATCTGCTGCTGGAGTTTGACAATGTCCGATAATCTGGGCGCGTTTGCGCCCGAACTGCAAAACAGTGACCGT
The window above is part of the Pectobacterium araliae genome. Proteins encoded here:
- a CDS encoding ABC transporter ATP-binding protein; translation: MSVSARQSVEQSIALTGISKSFAAQKVLDNISLTINRGEIVALLGASGGGKSTLLNLMSGLLPADGGDIAIQGIPAKQFQHWQRIAYLFQEDRLLPWRTVEQNVHFGLENTTLFQAERRKRVSDALALVGLAEFTRHWPHQLSGGMRSRVALARSLVVQPQILLMDEPFSRLDPQTRSAMHEELLRIQGMTGMTVVLVTHDVEEAVVLADRVMILKPHPGRIHSETVLTLPRPRIPTQPEVNELIRLLRLEV
- a CDS encoding ABC transporter substrate-binding protein; this encodes MKSLLVVFTLLAGLLPQISAAADKVRIGYWTSGVSLGYGSVLESQDFLKKHGVEAEFVHFPDVNAPLKALASGSIDLAFGAPVAGVFSVASEGVPVRIFAATQPADVAFVVPQGSPITSLNQLKGKKVGMSPAGSSVAVIGATLLQENAGIAASEFSLVGGNESRLAQFLAQKHVDAAALRTLTVNQLPELKLTVIGTFADEWKKLTNSDALPYIGVGTVRSEFIDKQPQTVAKVVAALRDTLEWGKNHPDEVVKILKAKASLPEDQARAYVNLWDRMNQMSFEQADIDTLKREHAVLVASGSIKGKLDDGLFDPRPYIAAKDLK
- a CDS encoding VOC family protein, which gives rise to MTLKLDHLVINNHFALDDCALWFRALGFTLTPRGYHSLGSINHLIMFSDHYLELIGLPVGGEKLRRELLDNPPGIDGLVFASTDAQATEHALQRAGFDAHPVQHFSREVVSGDARGDARFSTVRLVPGSFSAGRVYFCQHHTPEWVWREEWLQPGGISGLTVVAHDVPATGKRYAQLGETDLLKIISYDDWQAQYGALLPLNAELDSQFAAIQLYGQPLPALSAAATRLGLPQATHNGQLRVAIPTLNLLLEFDNVR
- a CDS encoding zinc-binding dehydrogenase, with amino-acid sequence MKALVLQQHGDLDQLQIDNQKAQPQSQAGHVVVRVGAASFNYHDVFTVQGMPGIKVPLPVVPGLDLAGTIDSIGEGVSGWSVGDRVLVNPLKPGVGLMGEMTDGGMAEYALVDARQLIALPDGVTFEQAAALPVAYGTAHRMLITHNTIKSGDRVLILGASGGVGTACVVLAKHLGAEVIACAGSDEKGVALKALGADHVVNYREQDFSRWAIEKYGKPQRRTHEGGVDVVINFTGGDTWRPSLKCLKRGGTLLVCGATAGYDPQEDLRYVWSFELNIKGSNSFYEENLTALLDLVNQKQIVPLIDRVLPLEEAAEGLRLIRDREVLGKVVVKP
- a CDS encoding ABC transporter permease — protein: MNLASRTFSLMLQRLVMLALFLVAWWLASLHLPAFVLPGPTATGQALVALWQSDSLLHDVRVTFGRVFSGFILAALIGTVAGLALGASQRVARFFEPLLAVFNTVSSAIWAIFAIIWFGISDATTIFVVFMTAMPLILTNVWQGAQNVEAQYVELARSFRMSRWQTLRKIYLPTILPYFFSGARLAFGFGWRVSLVAETLGSSDGIGYRLRQAGDLVQTNQVFAWTLLLVSLMLLLEGGLLKPLERHLFRWKKRS
- a CDS encoding PaaI family thioesterase encodes the protein MRAQEIEQKLLKGPYHQWLGLKVLRAGEGEIELSAAFRDEWIVNPAGGYIHGGILATLVDLAADWALVAFTGKGVPTLNLHVDYHRPAKGDLTVKAKVIKRGKLASSAEAWVYDAEGRLVASGRGLYATPAEQGAA
- a CDS encoding GntR family transcriptional regulator, whose translation is MTDSLSLSDQAYHTIRRDILTCRMLPGSLVTESELMERYQLGKSTCRLALTRLSHENLVISRPRKGYRIAPVTVQDVEEIFTVRAALEPLAARLAVGKVDIELLKELEAQCRVEVTAPLSTRIDVFMNANKRFHLTIAEATGNTHLINTLSGLMDEMSRLVALGFNVQRIKPEIKHDHNAMIDAFIEGDTKRVEFIARRHIETFQAMTLEKIYATLSKEGTLLPVLPREIFE